The Alosa sapidissima isolate fAloSap1 chromosome 6, fAloSap1.pri, whole genome shotgun sequence genome window below encodes:
- the LOC121712118 gene encoding cdc42 effector protein 2-like, with translation MPLKNSLYFKSTTLRWSRKQKPKAMLSSSMISQPLGDFRHLSHIGLDESFGDVPVFQRSGSLVLHGSRSDQNLYLVGPPPPKPPRLLTPEEAAAQARSRAASPTHKKSHSLPLLDEVQVVHLPRSDEADGEVDGLVGLTTKLPPKAQRSGLSPAGADDLPLSLNLDLGPSILDDVLKVMDSQ, from the coding sequence ATGCCTCTAAAGAACTCGCTCTACTTCAAGTCGACGACCCTGCGGTGGTCACGCAAGCAGAAGCCGAAGGCCATGCTCTCCAGCAGCATGATCAGCCAGCCGCTGGGCGACTTCCGCCACCTCTCCCACATCGGCCTCGACGAGTCCTTCGGCGACGTGCCCGTCTTCCAGCGCAGCGGCAGCCTGGTGCTGCACGGCTCCCGCAGCGACCAGAACCTGTACCTGGTGGGCCCACCGCCTCCCAAGCCGCCCCGGCTCCTTACCCCAGAGGAGGCTGCCGCTCAGGCCCGCAGCAGGGCCGCCAGCCCCACGCACAAGAAGAGCCACTCGCTGCCCCTGCTGGACGAAGTCCAGGTGGTGCACCTGCCCCGCAGCGATGAAGCGGACGGCGAAGTGGACGGGCTAGTCGGACTGACCACCAAACTGCCCCCTAAGGCCCAACGGTCCGGTCTGAGTCCTGCGGGGGCAGATGACCTGCCCCTGTCACTCAACCTGGACCTTGGGCCCTCCATACTGGACGATGTCCTAAAGGTGATGGACAGCCAGTGA